One Paenibacillus crassostreae DNA segment encodes these proteins:
- a CDS encoding thymidine kinase, with product MAQLFFKYGAMNSGKSIEILKVAHNYEEQNKHVLIFTSGIDDRDEVGYVSSRIGLRKQAIPIYEDTNLFQIVQEHQPKPSCVLIDECQFMNKEGILQLVQIVDELQVPVMAFGLKNDFQNNLFEGSKYMLIYADKIEELKTICWFCERKATMTLRVENGKPIYTGQQIQIGGNETYYPVCRKCHSNPPL from the coding sequence TTGGCACAGTTATTTTTTAAATATGGAGCAATGAATAGTGGTAAATCGATTGAAATCTTAAAAGTAGCACATAATTATGAAGAACAAAATAAACATGTATTGATCTTTACATCGGGTATTGACGACAGAGACGAAGTTGGTTACGTATCATCACGTATTGGACTACGTAAACAGGCGATCCCTATCTATGAGGATACTAATCTTTTTCAGATCGTACAAGAGCATCAGCCGAAACCTTCTTGTGTTCTTATCGATGAATGTCAATTTATGAACAAGGAAGGCATTCTTCAACTAGTCCAGATTGTGGATGAACTTCAGGTTCCCGTTATGGCCTTCGGTCTTAAGAACGATTTCCAGAACAACCTCTTTGAGGGGAGTAAATATATGTTGATCTACGCAGACAAAATTGAAGAGTTAAAAACCATCTGCTGGTTCTGCGAACGCAAAGCGACTATGACATTACGAGTAGAAAACGGAAAACCCATTTATACTGGACAACAAATCCAGATTGGTGGAAACGAAACCTATTATCCCGTATGTCGTAAATGCCATTCCAATCCACCACTATAA